The Coriobacteriia bacterium genome includes a region encoding these proteins:
- a CDS encoding HD domain-containing phosphohydrolase codes for MSDIALAAVAAIAGARKALQLYPPTHPRHREALEALVGAIRACAASGPFSLNIHEGGLYAGSHILADDAPGVCALAEAFEARRLVSLTFQPGFTETDAVAVAEVLSLRPDLEPDLDAALLARGATNVAVTELADPDDDREDRDRKRREDRALYHQLVGVMRRVSARIQQGGEPDIVQAGGMVESILGRLMEDEAAVLGMATLRASSEQSLFHSINVMIYALTLGAQLGLPQEGLESLGLSALLHDIGKAMYDVSDPEQAEAARAMHPVVGAEILARMPGDDRAPMLVAYEHHMGVDGSGFPERDDLYVPHPFSRMVAIADRYEMLTKPDASGNSRTPDKAVVRLLQESKALDPVFTRLFVRALGVFPIGCMVRLSDLSVGVVCRKGTDLLTPVVRIVYGPDGLQAAEPVDVDLAESELTIVEVVEPESLDAAVADHL; via the coding sequence ATGAGCGACATCGCACTTGCAGCCGTCGCCGCGATCGCCGGGGCGCGAAAGGCGCTCCAGCTCTACCCTCCGACCCACCCGCGTCACCGGGAAGCGCTCGAAGCGCTCGTGGGGGCGATACGCGCTTGCGCGGCATCGGGCCCGTTCTCGCTCAACATCCATGAAGGCGGTCTGTACGCGGGCAGCCACATCCTCGCCGACGACGCACCGGGCGTGTGCGCACTCGCGGAGGCGTTCGAGGCGCGCCGTCTCGTGTCCCTCACGTTCCAGCCGGGGTTCACGGAGACGGACGCGGTCGCGGTCGCGGAGGTGCTGTCGCTCAGGCCCGACCTCGAGCCCGACCTCGACGCGGCCCTTCTCGCGCGGGGGGCGACGAACGTCGCAGTGACCGAGCTCGCCGATCCCGACGACGACCGCGAGGACCGCGACCGGAAACGGAGGGAGGACCGCGCGCTCTACCACCAACTCGTCGGCGTCATGCGCCGGGTCTCCGCCCGCATCCAGCAGGGCGGGGAGCCCGATATCGTGCAGGCCGGCGGCATGGTCGAATCCATCCTCGGCCGGCTGATGGAAGACGAGGCCGCGGTGCTGGGCATGGCGACCCTTCGCGCCTCGAGCGAGCAGAGTCTCTTCCATTCCATCAACGTCATGATCTACGCACTCACCCTAGGCGCGCAGCTCGGCCTTCCGCAGGAGGGCCTCGAATCGCTCGGGCTGTCGGCGCTCCTCCACGATATCGGGAAGGCTATGTACGACGTCTCCGATCCCGAGCAGGCGGAGGCTGCGCGCGCGATGCACCCCGTCGTCGGCGCCGAGATCCTCGCGCGGATGCCCGGAGACGACCGCGCTCCGATGCTGGTCGCGTACGAGCACCACATGGGCGTGGACGGCAGCGGATTCCCCGAGAGGGACGACCTCTACGTCCCGCACCCGTTCAGCCGGATGGTGGCCATCGCGGACCGCTACGAGATGCTGACGAAACCGGATGCGTCCGGCAACAGCCGCACTCCCGACAAGGCCGTCGTCCGGCTTCTTCAGGAGTCAAAAGCGCTCGATCCTGTCTTCACGCGACTATTCGTGCGTGCGCTCGGCGTCTTCCCGATCGGTTGCATGGTCCGACTCTCGGACCTGTCGGTCGGCGTGGTGTGCCGCAAGGGCACGGACCTTCTCACGCCCGTGGTAAGGATCGTCTATGGCCCGGACGGACTGCAGGCGGCGGAACCGGTCGACGTCGACCTCGCCGAGTCCGAACTCACGATCGTCGAGGTCGTCGAACCCGAGAGCCTCGACGCGGCGGTCGCGGACCACCTGTGA
- a CDS encoding HEAT repeat domain-containing protein — protein sequence MPDNQGEQCVDAMVRAMASAARSLRLYPPSSPIPRESLVQATDAIAECLSGRPVLSLAVTRSGFSAAGLPVAVSPAVGDLAQTLRGHGVAELDVLPGCSTDELLSFLQAVLAEPEAVLADGGLSAALLARGVERVRVMEVALTVVEAGFAEIGDDMADDFLAELAADPGRLATWLSTAARGDQATLADGLLELADASGAEGRSRLLASLAEAFGGLDPEGRDAILGLGIDETAARPLVGEFLARLGTDQVAGAVTGGLYGKNMLSLSNALTCLPLGGRLDAVLSEVRSLLPTAGHTPKEVDFLGHMLAVRSSNAAEQPLLEAEHGYLKVAEVASVDEDAAARACEEVAADVGRTEARAVATMLSLLDQQSDFALYRKSVESLAGMVRVLVRKRELELADRVIAELAAREGRAVQPWPELTAVLTAAIEHSLAEATMTALLEAVDEDAGLVPVAQQILRRGGEVAQTALTAAALALPGRDGLELAEPLLGRRLVDTLPALAANAQWFQVAPIARRLACASDPRASAALDCLLKRGDDQSRREAAKGLAASGSPSALPRLSSLMRDPSMEVAIAAARLTAHSGIPGSGAAIAARLGEIDVDGKDFRFARELIGCLARVPEAAATDALRALVQRRALIKRGDFAQVQELARQALEIQAKGGER from the coding sequence ATGCCGGACAACCAGGGAGAACAGTGCGTGGACGCGATGGTTCGCGCCATGGCCTCCGCGGCGCGCAGCCTCCGCCTCTATCCACCGTCGAGCCCCATCCCGCGCGAATCGCTCGTGCAGGCGACAGACGCCATCGCCGAGTGCCTCTCTGGAAGGCCGGTCCTGTCTCTGGCCGTGACCCGGTCCGGCTTCTCGGCCGCCGGCCTGCCGGTGGCCGTCTCCCCGGCCGTGGGAGACCTCGCTCAGACGCTTCGCGGCCACGGCGTCGCGGAACTCGACGTCCTTCCCGGGTGCTCGACCGACGAGCTCCTCTCGTTCCTTCAGGCGGTCCTCGCCGAACCAGAGGCGGTCCTCGCCGACGGCGGGCTCTCGGCAGCCCTACTGGCACGTGGCGTCGAGCGGGTGCGCGTGATGGAGGTGGCCCTGACCGTCGTCGAGGCAGGTTTCGCTGAGATCGGCGACGACATGGCCGACGACTTCCTCGCCGAGTTGGCCGCGGATCCCGGGCGACTCGCGACCTGGCTGAGCACGGCGGCACGTGGAGATCAGGCGACTCTCGCCGACGGCCTTCTCGAGCTGGCCGACGCTTCGGGCGCGGAAGGACGCTCGCGCCTTCTCGCCTCTCTCGCCGAAGCTTTCGGCGGCCTCGACCCCGAAGGTCGCGACGCGATACTCGGGTTGGGCATCGACGAGACCGCCGCGCGACCACTGGTCGGCGAGTTCCTCGCCCGCCTCGGGACGGACCAGGTGGCCGGAGCCGTCACCGGTGGCCTCTACGGCAAGAACATGCTCTCGCTCTCGAACGCGCTGACGTGCCTCCCGCTCGGTGGACGTCTCGACGCGGTCCTCTCCGAGGTCAGGTCTCTGCTCCCCACGGCGGGCCACACTCCGAAGGAGGTCGACTTCCTCGGGCACATGCTCGCGGTGCGCTCTTCGAACGCCGCGGAGCAGCCGCTGCTCGAGGCCGAACACGGCTACCTGAAGGTCGCGGAGGTCGCGTCGGTCGACGAGGACGCCGCGGCACGGGCATGCGAAGAGGTCGCCGCCGACGTCGGCCGCACCGAGGCCCGCGCGGTGGCCACGATGCTCTCCCTCCTCGACCAGCAGAGCGATTTCGCTCTCTACCGCAAGAGCGTGGAGAGCCTCGCCGGGATGGTCCGCGTGCTCGTCCGCAAGCGCGAACTCGAGCTCGCGGACCGAGTGATCGCCGAGCTCGCGGCGCGCGAAGGACGCGCGGTGCAGCCGTGGCCCGAACTTACCGCGGTCCTCACGGCCGCCATAGAGCATTCTCTCGCCGAGGCCACGATGACCGCGCTCCTGGAGGCGGTCGACGAGGACGCCGGCCTCGTGCCTGTCGCGCAGCAGATCCTCCGTCGCGGCGGCGAGGTCGCCCAGACTGCGCTCACCGCCGCCGCCCTCGCGCTCCCGGGTCGCGACGGCCTCGAGCTCGCCGAGCCGTTGCTCGGGCGGCGTCTCGTGGACACGCTTCCCGCCCTCGCCGCGAACGCCCAGTGGTTCCAGGTCGCTCCCATCGCGAGACGTCTCGCGTGTGCGAGCGATCCGCGCGCGAGCGCCGCGCTCGACTGTCTGCTGAAGCGAGGCGACGATCAGTCGCGACGCGAGGCCGCCAAGGGACTCGCCGCCTCGGGAAGCCCGTCGGCGCTCCCGCGCCTCTCCTCGCTCATGCGGGACCCGAGCATGGAGGTCGCGATCGCGGCAGCCCGCCTGACCGCTCACAGCGGTATCCCGGGGTCCGGCGCGGCCATCGCCGCCCGCCTCGGTGAGATCGACGTCGACGGCAAGGACTTCCGGTTCGCGCGCGAGCTGATCGGCTGCCTCGCGCGAGTGCCCGAGGCGGCCGCGACCGACGCGTTGCGCGCGCTCGTGCAGCGGCGCGCGCTGATCAAGCGTGGGGACTTCGCCCAGGTACAGGAACTCGCGCGACAGGCGCTCGAGATCCAGGCGAAGGGGGGCGAGCGATGA
- a CDS encoding peptidylprolyl isomerase, with the protein MPSNGQTVRVHYRGTLDDGSEFDSSAGRDPLQFTLGSGQIIPGFEHAVSGLAIGDTTSVRLSPEDAYGERVEEAVQIAPLEAFAGDPYVGAVVRLVAEDGQELAATITAVGDESVTLDFNHPLAGQTLTFEIELVEVVET; encoded by the coding sequence ATGCCCAGCAACGGACAGACCGTCCGCGTCCACTACCGCGGGACACTCGATGACGGCTCCGAGTTCGACTCGAGTGCCGGACGTGACCCGCTCCAGTTCACTCTCGGCTCGGGGCAGATCATCCCGGGCTTCGAACATGCCGTCTCGGGACTCGCCATCGGCGACACCACTTCGGTACGCCTCTCTCCGGAAGACGCGTACGGGGAGCGCGTCGAAGAAGCGGTGCAGATAGCCCCTCTCGAAGCGTTCGCCGGTGACCCTTACGTGGGTGCCGTCGTGCGCCTCGTCGCCGAGGACGGTCAGGAACTCGCGGCCACGATAACGGCCGTCGGCGACGAGAGCGTCACGCTCGACTTCAACCATCCGCTCGCGGGCCAGACGCTGACGTTCGAGATAGAGCTTGTGGAGGTCGTCGAGACCTAG
- a CDS encoding FAD-dependent oxidoreductase, whose translation MRTSRFLERVDLVEGVASFRFERPKGYAYEPGQYFDVRLEAVRDGRDVERFTISCAPGDAYLEFTTRLSGSAYKTALQALPEGGAVAVSDAAGRLVVPPGELETGFLLGGIGITPARSILRDAAQRGTGLSATLFYGSRDASSVAFRNELDAYETGGAGVRVVHVLAAPSPGWAGETGFITAEMVRRHVNDPSRLWWAVSGPPAMVAAMRTVLDDLRVPPDRAAFEFFAGY comes from the coding sequence GTGAGGACATCGCGGTTCCTGGAGAGGGTCGACCTCGTCGAGGGCGTAGCCTCCTTCCGGTTCGAACGGCCGAAGGGGTACGCCTACGAGCCCGGGCAGTACTTCGACGTTCGACTCGAGGCTGTGCGAGACGGTCGGGATGTCGAGCGCTTCACGATCTCCTGTGCGCCTGGGGACGCATACCTAGAGTTCACGACCCGCCTCTCGGGCTCGGCCTACAAGACCGCGCTCCAGGCGTTGCCCGAGGGCGGGGCCGTGGCCGTGTCGGACGCGGCGGGTCGACTGGTCGTCCCCCCCGGCGAACTCGAGACCGGCTTCCTCCTTGGCGGGATCGGGATCACTCCCGCACGCAGCATCCTGCGCGATGCGGCGCAGCGCGGCACGGGTCTGTCCGCGACGCTCTTCTACGGGAGCCGGGACGCGTCCAGCGTGGCGTTCCGCAACGAGCTCGATGCCTACGAAACAGGAGGCGCCGGCGTTCGCGTGGTCCACGTGCTCGCGGCACCGTCCCCGGGTTGGGCCGGGGAGACGGGATTCATCACGGCCGAGATGGTGCGCCGCCACGTGAACGACCCGAGTCGGCTCTGGTGGGCTGTCAGCGGACCGCCGGCGATGGTCGCGGCGATGCGTACCGTCCTCGACGACCTCCGCGTTCCCCCGGACCGGGCGGCCTTCGAGTTCTTCGCGGGATACTGA
- a CDS encoding EAL domain-containing protein: MTEEDEPMLLFEEDPLPAWVCDPLTLRVLEATPDASALFPDGTGTIVGSSAADLVAPEESAALCTWLRAAGATSRTRVFRCGRPGGVAHVEFAVRRATRGGVERILCHGRDATAQRDAEARARGWEERYRALTLGANDGMWEIDLPAQRLRVSPRLAAMVGLDEDDLSGDPEGWLGLVHPDDRPDVDLEIDLHLKGLTPHVERECRMLARDGTYRWVLLRGEAVRDGDGVAVRLAGSQTDIGDRKRFEEQFVAHALYDPLTGLANRALFTDRLSFMLARLRRDPRLQFAVFYIDIYRFTAVNQGLGHANGDAVLREVARRIAEDAGSGATVARFGGDDFALLMEEPDAVSEPLARARGLLASFGEPVRIGGEEVFARASVGVLVCSDPDTGPEDVIRDAETAMRRAQEEGPGGAVLFVPGMQADAAQRRQVEAELRRGLSRGEIVPYFQPIVSLRGMRIVGAEALARWVHPERGVVSPVDFIPVAEETGLIVDLGEAVLAAACVRCRSWLDDHSPDVSVAVNLSALQFVPERLSAVVASALADSGLEPRHLELEVTESAVMHDPESSLAIMNDVSAYGVRFSMDDFGTGYSSLSYLRRYPFDSIKVDRSFVTDVATDADSAMMVAAIVGLSHGFKASVVAEGVETVEQLDFLRALRCDQVQGFLLGRPMPPDDFAALLDAGLPGYLLRA, from the coding sequence ATGACCGAGGAAGACGAACCGATGCTCCTCTTCGAAGAGGACCCTCTGCCCGCGTGGGTGTGCGATCCGCTCACCCTGCGGGTGCTTGAAGCGACCCCGGACGCATCGGCGTTGTTCCCGGACGGGACCGGGACGATCGTCGGCTCGTCGGCAGCGGACCTCGTTGCGCCGGAGGAGTCCGCGGCCCTGTGCACGTGGTTGCGCGCCGCGGGCGCCACGTCGCGCACGCGTGTTTTCCGATGCGGGCGCCCCGGTGGCGTCGCGCACGTCGAGTTCGCCGTCCGGCGCGCGACCCGGGGAGGCGTCGAGCGCATCCTGTGCCACGGACGCGACGCGACCGCGCAGCGCGATGCGGAGGCGCGGGCGCGCGGTTGGGAGGAGAGATACAGGGCGCTCACCCTGGGAGCGAACGACGGCATGTGGGAGATCGACCTGCCGGCGCAGCGGCTGAGAGTCTCCCCGCGACTCGCGGCGATGGTCGGTCTCGACGAGGACGATCTCTCGGGCGACCCCGAGGGATGGCTCGGGCTCGTCCACCCCGATGACCGGCCCGACGTCGATCTCGAGATCGACCTGCATCTCAAGGGGCTCACGCCCCACGTCGAGCGCGAATGCCGCATGCTCGCCCGCGACGGCACGTATCGCTGGGTGCTGCTGCGGGGCGAGGCCGTGCGCGACGGCGACGGCGTCGCCGTGCGCCTCGCGGGCTCCCAGACCGATATCGGCGACCGCAAGCGGTTCGAGGAACAGTTCGTGGCGCACGCGCTCTACGATCCGCTGACGGGCCTCGCGAACAGGGCGCTGTTCACCGACCGGCTCTCCTTCATGCTCGCACGCCTGCGCAGGGACCCGCGGCTCCAGTTCGCGGTCTTCTACATCGACATCTACCGCTTCACGGCGGTCAACCAAGGACTGGGCCACGCGAACGGCGATGCGGTGCTGCGGGAGGTGGCGCGCCGGATCGCCGAAGACGCCGGGAGTGGGGCGACCGTCGCCCGTTTCGGGGGCGACGACTTCGCCCTCCTCATGGAAGAGCCCGATGCGGTGTCGGAGCCGCTCGCGCGAGCGCGAGGACTGCTCGCCTCGTTCGGCGAGCCGGTCCGCATCGGGGGCGAAGAGGTCTTCGCCCGGGCGAGCGTCGGCGTCCTGGTATGTTCCGATCCCGATACGGGACCCGAGGATGTCATCCGCGACGCGGAGACCGCGATGCGCCGGGCGCAGGAGGAAGGCCCGGGCGGCGCGGTCCTGTTCGTCCCAGGGATGCAGGCGGATGCGGCGCAGAGGCGACAGGTCGAGGCCGAGCTGCGCCGAGGGCTCTCTCGTGGCGAGATAGTGCCGTACTTCCAGCCGATAGTGTCCCTGCGCGGCATGCGTATCGTCGGCGCCGAAGCGCTCGCGCGCTGGGTCCACCCCGAGCGCGGGGTCGTCTCCCCGGTGGACTTCATCCCCGTCGCGGAGGAGACCGGGTTGATCGTGGATCTCGGGGAGGCAGTCCTTGCCGCGGCTTGCGTGAGATGCCGTTCGTGGCTCGACGACCATTCGCCGGACGTCTCGGTCGCGGTGAACCTCTCCGCACTGCAGTTCGTCCCGGAACGACTCTCCGCAGTCGTCGCGAGCGCTCTGGCCGACAGCGGTCTCGAACCACGCCATCTCGAGCTGGAGGTCACGGAGAGCGCCGTGATGCATGATCCCGAATCGTCGCTCGCGATCATGAACGATGTCTCCGCCTACGGGGTCAGGTTCTCTATGGACGACTTCGGGACCGGATACTCGTCGCTGTCGTATCTCAGGCGCTATCCGTTCGACTCGATCAAGGTCGACCGTTCGTTCGTCACCGACGTGGCGACGGACGCGGACAGCGCCATGATGGTCGCCGCGATAGTCGGTCTCTCCCACGGCTTCAAGGCGTCGGTGGTCGCCGAAGGGGTCGAGACCGTCGAGCAGCTCGACTTCCTCCGCGCGCTCCGCTGCGACCAGGTCCAGGGGTTCCTGCTGGGAAGACCGATGCCGCCGGACGACTTCGCCGCGCTGCTCGACGCCGGACTCCCGGGATACCTGCTGCGGGCCTAG